The genome window ACGTTacagcaggcagaacaacagccggtgtttctcctgagggttttccccggcaaacaaacacaacacacacacgtacacgcacacacacacacacacacacacacacactcacacatactcgcgagcttcccccagaccagtaatcaaaacggaaatatcttccctccgttgtattttgatcatttactgataaccaatcagatcgatggattccagagagaggaaactttgaaggcctttctcTCAAACTGAAGActcgtgacagtcattatataatgtgacatattttcttaatatttggagaacaacaacaacaatcctgatatcatcagAAAGCTAGGAGTCTCCTCTCTCAGTGCATACGACTCAAACTGTGTCtccgggtcaatgcgactgtgCAACAACATGTTTTATGTGCAGCTTAATTTGTGCATTATGAATATTATGTGTTCATTCTGTCCACGCTGTCTTGATAATGTGTACTTTATCATGTATTTGTACCTCTCTCTGCTTGTTGCTTCTGTAACTTTGCACACGTCCCTGCTCTGGGACCAATGCAGTATTATCGTATCTAATGTTAAATGATGAATGTGTGCTCTGTGTGCAGGCCCTCTGAAGGAGGAGGACGTGACTCCAGGAACCGTTTATCCGTGTTTAGGGAAGCTGTTGTGTTTCCTTCCTGAACGTCTGAAGAAGAAACTCTGCTGCGTCACGCCGCTCGGACACTCGGTAAATAAAGATTCATtcaaaatgtaataaagggTGAGCAGCAGGGTGCTTTAACAGAGAGgccaagcccctccccttccggggagCTCCGTGGACCTTCTTTCAGAACAAGTCTGCATTGAAGTCAAcggagagagaaaagttatctttccatcccgtttgaattgagccacgaattacacacatgatgtttgtccatTTAAAAGATGATTTGAAAgtcaaaaaaatacaaatgtgtcgtaaaactgtgaagtaatactgaaaccgctcaatgaactacatctcccgtctcgctcCACACACCCAGGCGGCGTCACGttgaaacatttcacttctttctctcagaacgaggcggaaagtattacaAGAGGAGAAAATCACTGCAAGTCTGGGCGCGTTGAGatgtgcgcgcacacacacacacacacacacacacacacacacacacacacacacacacacacacacacggggagTGAGTCGGTtctgagagccagcatgcgggaccgggactctgggagttgtagtctttctagttgcgtatttttcatagtcttatatttcaacagttttacgacaaactgtgacttttttgacacggaaattattttttaaatggacaaacatcatgtgtgtaattcatggcacaattcaaacgggatcgagagataatctttctctccattgactttgatagataaggtcccatgggtcggaagtagatgggcgggacttcgcctctctatcgaGGTCGGGGGAAATCGCAGATCAACTCACAGTTTGAGGTTCAAAGTGTATTTTCTCCAAAAGCAGCTGGAAATCAAGAAATTGTGTGATTTGTTGAAAATAATCCGACAAAATGCCAGTTTGACATTTGTGTACAACTAATTTAAAGGTGACCTATCATGCGAAATGCACCTTTGTAGGTCttgtatacatgaatatgtgttccagggaactctgatacagactgatccagatttgaacacttctctgacgtcacagaagtggcgcTACGGCcaactccaccaatcaggaggaGACGGCCACGGACATTGCCGTtagaaagcgctggagacgctgtagtacatatgccaggcctgtagatgGCGCTGTTCTCGCAGAATCAGCCCGTGCAAAGACAGAGTTAAATTGAGCGAAATGaggaatggctaaaatgcatgatctgtttggtattttgaaaagtataaatatgccttataggtatggtcctacactatatcattcaaatatagcatcataggtccactttaaaatcAATGTCTTGTTAGAAATGAAATGTTAGTTCTGCAACCGGTTTTATTTCTGTATTtcttatatttgtatataagTATAGTATAAGTATTTCTTCCTAtatgtttatatttattatcaATGATTTGATATTTGTTTTGAAGGACGATCTCACTCACGGCTGAGACCACAAAGGTTGTTCTTaaataatgttaaaacaaaacaattctTAAACTCGAAGTTAACTGGAAAGAACGTGAATTTTCAGAAaggcttttatttattgtttttatttatttaaggtttaatgtttaatgtttttgtagttCATTAAACAAACGTACATATTTCCCTTTTGTTTAATGGTGAAACGTGTGcatttttaaattcagtttaTTGACGTAACGTTTATTTACCTCAGTGTTACATCTTTTTCCAATTCATTCTGATCATCCTTCTGCCTCTCTTCTTCCAGAGCCTTGGAGTGATTCCTTTTCCAAGTGTATGAAATGTATCCTTTCATCCTTGCAGCTCTCGGCGCCTCAGAAGGAGTCGGAGGACAGAGAATCTCCGGAGGCTCAGACTCTGCTGGTGGAGTACGAGACGAACGTGTGAAATAACCGTTAACTATCCGGAGACACaaagcactgaagagacttgaatACAGACCATCTCTCAATCCTCTGGACCTTTTCGACTGCACAGTGACGACTGCTACTGGAGGCCGTCTCGTGATGTTGAGACTGCACAGTGACGACTGCTACTGGAGGCCGTCTCGTGATGTTGAGACGGCATCGTGTGTTCCTGCCGACTCTTCACTGCTTTGAACCCTGACGGTTATCCCGAAGCACGGAGCTTCCTGCAGTCCAACAGGCGGTCAACAAACTGTTCCTCAGGACCATATCCAAACCATCTGGTCCGCTGAGTGTCCTTATATCACCTCGGGAACCTTCTCTCTTCCTGCGGATCTTGTGTTTGAGGCAGAATGTGACGTCGTTTCCAATCGTCTTCATTGTCGAGTTTTAGGGACTTCTGCGTGGGCGATCACAGAAATGTTCTAACGCTTTTCAAAGAGACCGAGGTTCTGCCTGTCGTCTGTGCCGTGTGTCAGGATGGATCAGTCTTTAAACTGCAAACCAAATCTACCTACGGGACCAATCAATGACCTGAGCCGAGACAGAAGCTCCTGGTTCTTCCAGTTATATATTAGCAAACGTACCGTCTGCAAGGGGGTGAAACGCTGGGGAAGAGCATGTGGTGGGAAGTCTTGAAATGAACTCGTCAAAGAGATGTCTCTCTGGTTCGTTCATCTTCTGCAAAAGAGGCAAACAACTTGAAGAGCCGTGTCTCCGCAGCCGAGTGCAACTACTCACACTGAAGAGAGAGCTTCCACACAGTTACAATGAAGACATGCTTAGTCACGAGATGACTGACCCCTGACCCTATCAATAGACCCTGATCTGTGAGGTCACATGACACCTTGAGTGCTGAGACCCACTGTCTCTCCACTTGTAAGGCTTAAGACACATTTGGGGgattttcttctttttgtcaCGACACAGTATGTGTTATTCAAACCAAAGAAAAGTCATGTTACGTGAATAAAACTTCCACcacatttgttaaaataattgtgcaaATTAAAACTTATTTGGAAGAAAACATGAATGATTATAGCGTTCAAACATCCGGCCAATATCCGAGCCCTAAATTAATTACATTTGA of Pseudochaenichthys georgianus unplaced genomic scaffold, fPseGeo1.2 scaffold_264_arrow_ctg1, whole genome shotgun sequence contains these proteins:
- the LOC117442059 gene encoding sodium-dependent multivitamin transporter-like, giving the protein MWYSAFSCLTVVFVGLFISFLSGPLKEEDVTPGTVYPCLGKLLCFLPERLKKKLCCVTPLGHSLSAPQKESEDRESPEAQTLLVEYETNV